The following is a genomic window from Antechinus flavipes isolate AdamAnt ecotype Samford, QLD, Australia chromosome 3, AdamAnt_v2, whole genome shotgun sequence.
ttgaaaaaaaaaaaaactctcaataCTCTGCACCCCGGCTTGGGACAGGCTTGCTCAGTGAGTTGGGCCAGTTTTCAAGGAGCCAGGCTGGTAACCAAGAAATCATTGGATTTGCAATGAATTTCACCATACTTCAGATGCTAGTTTAGgaaataataggggaaaataGGTTTAGGAAAAAGAATAAGAGTGGCAGAAAAAGAGCtccattaaagaaatatttaaatggcTAAAGACTGTCTAATCCTGCAATAGCCCTGAAGCTGTGAGCTAGGATGGTGGAAATCCCAGGAACTTTGAAATCCAACAGATGGAAGAGAGCCGCTCAGGGGAAGTACCTGGAAAGGGTGGCAGAGAGAGCAGCTCCCCCCAACTCTGCCCTCTACTGTTTTAACCCTCTTGAATCTTAAATTActtaatattcatattattttctacAGAAATAATTCTCTGGGTATATCACAGAACACCACCACCCCCACCACTACACGGCCTGTGAGAATGGCAACTCCACCAAGgcagagaatttattttttattattattatggctttttatttacaagatatctgcatgggtgatttttcagcattgacgattgccaaacctttttttccaactttccctcccttccccccatcccctcccccagatggcaggatgaccaatacatgttaaatatgttaaagtataaattaaatacaatatatgtatacatgtccagttattttgctgagcaagaagaatcagactttgaaatagtggacaattagcctgtgaaggaaatcaaaaatgcaggtggacaaaaatagagggattgggaatgctatgtagtggttcacagccatctcccagagttctttgcctgggtgtagctggttcagttcattactactccattggaactgatttggttcatctcattgctgaggatggccacgtccatcagaagtgatcatcctatagtcttgttgttgaagtatagaatgatctcctgctcctgctcatttcactcagcatcagttcatggaagtctctcccaGCAGGCAGAGAATTTAGATTTTGACTCTGTTTCCCCAGTGTTTAGAAAATGCTTCATATACGGCAGATGCTCAGTAACTGCTTGTTGAGAGTAGCTAAGACGGCCTCAGAGAGCAAGATAATAAAGAAGACACTCGATGGAGTGAACAAGACCCCGGCAAAAGAATTCCCTGCTCGTAGGTGGGCCATAGGGAGGGGAACTGACAAGAGGGGATCTTTGGTGAATTTCTGGCTTGATCCCATagttacaaatacatatacatatacaatcaggAGTCCACACTATAGCTCTCAACACCCTCTCCCTCCAGGTTATTACTTTCTGAGGCAAGCATACCTCACTAGGAGTCCTTTCCCATAAAAGGTCCCCCCTTCTCCTTTGTGAATTGTGATTTCTGCAAGGGAACTTAGCCCCCCTCCCCTTATGGTGTCATAGTAAAGCTTTTGTCCCTTGACTTGAAGATGGCCTATGGATTCTTTCTGGATGATTCCCCACCTTCATGACTTCTTATATCCCATCaatgctattaaaaaatgagaagaaaatgagatcgAGTACTTTTCACAAACATGGCGATGGTGACTCCTTAAATCAAAGGcatcaagggataatgttgtaaaaaaattaccctggcatggattctgtcaatataaagtaattattaaataaaaaataaaaaataaataataaaaataaatcaaaggcaTCCCCAAGGATGAAATACCTCATTTTAATTTTGCTGTTGAGTCGTGTCAAtcacatctgattctttgtgaccctggtttttgattttcttggcaaaaatactagaatggtttgccatttccttcttcggcttattttacaaatgaggcaaacagaagtaagTGACAACTAGTAAGGGtcctcaggtcctcctaactccaggacttGGCGCTCgatccactgtgcaacctagctggactaattttgattatatgaactttaaaagatttaatgTGAGTGAAATCAATTTAGCttggataaaaaaaagaaaaatgtaggaaaaaagATTGGCGCCCAATATACACAGGGAACTAAGAGATATGTTGTTCTCAAATGGGACAGAGGTCAGGGTAGGAACAAGTAATCCCGGAAAGCAACAGCAACCAAAAAGAGCTATTTGGAGAGGAAGTGAAAGCTAAGCCAAGGAGGGGAAGGCCCTTTGTTTCAAGCTGGCTGGGAGGACAATACCAGACAGAAGGTAGAGCTGCTCCATTTTCATTGTTTCTGTTTAGCCCTCAAAGAACATGGACTCCTGTACTGGACATGGGAGAACACGAGACTGACAGATTTGCTCCCTAAAATAACAAGATAACAGCGCTCTATTACTTAGCCCATTAACATATGCAAACACTCagacaaatattgtctcatttgatcctcacattaaCCCTTATcgtctccattttgcagataaaaaaactgaggcggATAGAGGTTAAGCGActttctggatttgaattcaggtcttcccgacCTCAGCCTGATGCTCTACTACCTTGCCGATCTAgatgagctctcctccccttgcCCAGATGGACTATGGGTCCTGAAAGAATTGCCAATGTCAGTGATAGCCGAAAGATAATGGAAAGCAACACTGGAGAAAAGCAAACATCGTCCTGACtatagacaaagagaagagaaccGTTTGTAAACTCTAAGTCCGAAAGCTTTACTTCCAGTCCTGAAGTAATTTCTGGAACAGATCAGTGAAGAAGCTGGCGATGACCTAGAAAAGGAAGTGATGGTTCCAAAGAGCCAGTCTGACTTCATCCAGCAAGGTTATCCTAGACCAATCTCATCGCTTTTTTTGACAAGATTACTAAGCTAGTTGTTATTGAGCCATTTGGTATTTGTATCTGACTCCTTGTGATCCCCTTTGGCGTTGTTTTGGCAGAGATAATAGATTGGTttggccttttccttctccagctcattttacagatgaggaaactgagacaaagagggtaAAGCgacttacccaggctcacacagctacaagtgtccgagaccagatttgaactcagggagatgagtcctcccgactccaggcccagtactctattgtTCCACTTACTTGCCCTAACCTAGTAGTGAGAGAATGCTGTAGATAAGAGTTTCCCTGGATTTCTGTGATTTTGGgtaatttgatcatttatcttatatttatttaattatcttataattaatataattaattaataagataATAATCTTATATTCTTCTTGTGTAGAAGACAGAACAATTCAGATCAGGGGATGGATAATAGAATTAGGTTGATTCAGGTAGTCAGACTCAAAGAGTAGCCATTATTGGTTGAGAGTTAATGTGGCAGGAAGGTCTCCACTGAAGGGTCCAGGAATCTTCACTTGGTTGAGTAGTTTAGTCACTGATTTGAATAAAGGAACAAAGGCACCAATGGCATGGTAATCACATTTGCACATGCCACAGAGCTGTCAAGGAAAACTAATGTACCTGAGGAAAAAGATCACCTTCCAGATCGGAAGGAGTTTGGTTAGCTAGTAATTGCTCTGAAAAAGATCCGAGGGCTGTAGTGGACCACAAGCACAATTCACCCAGTAGCAAGGGGAaccaaaaaaaagatcaaaaacatttttttttattaaagcttttttattttcaaaacatacatggaTGATTTTCAACCTTCGTCCTTGccaaaccttgttttccaaattttccctcgcTTCTTCTCACACCCTTTCTTAGATGGCAAACAAGCCGATCGAcattaaacacgtgcaattctccTCTACACATCTCCACAATTTtcttgtttcacaagaaaaatcagatcaaaaagggggaaaatgagaaaggaaaaaaagcaagtgaacaacaaaaagagtgagaatgcgaTATCgcggtccacactcagttcccacaatcctctctctgggagcagaagGCTTTCTCGATCACAGGACCATTGGAACCGGCCTGAATCACCTgcatgttgaaaagagcctcgtccatcaggattgatcttcctttaatcttgttgttgccggtCCATAGACTTTTTTGAGGGAGCGGTGAGGGGGCCTTCATCCTTCTCCAGGTCCCTCTCCTGCCTCTCCAAACTTCTTTCTCCATCATGTCCCCCTCACAACGGGGTCACGTGGCTAGACTCCCAGTCTTCCATGTCTCCcagctccttcctcctcccctttctgccTTTCCAGTTCCTTAACTGTCCCCGGTATCTTAGTTTTGGACTCAGTCTTTCCATCCATAAAATAAGATCATTTTTAAGTATTGTCCCCAATACTGGCCCATCTCTCAAGGCAGCCATGTCGAGAATTAGAGTGCTGCACCTGGAATCAGTCCAAATGCAGACTCGGATCTTTCCGGTTGTGTGACCCTacgcaagtcatttaacctgtctacttagtttccacaactgtaaaagggaaataatagatCTTACTCAACTAGGGTGGTTGTGAGcattaaataatatttgcaaagcattcagcagcacagtacctggcacatagtaggtacttaataaatacttattccctccccccccagatGAGAATGTTGATAATATTAATAGCACCCATTTGTGCAGCATTTGGTAGCTTGCAAAGCACTTCCTGGACATTAATTCTCGCAGCACCTCCAGATGGCACTAGTTaattaacaagtgtttattaagcacttattatgcacCAGGTGCTGAGTAAGGTGATGAAGATCCAAAGAAGCAGCCATGGATACTTCCTTCTGTGGGAGGTAGCATCTGGGCAGACCCCCTCCCAGACCCCCCGCTGACCCAGGGGTGCTGGGCTGTCCCCCCTCATCCTTAAGGGGCCGCCAGTCCCGGACTCACTCTCCTGGGGGAAGCTGGGACTATGAAGAGAGGGCGCagcccccttttctccctctgtcgCTCTTTGTGCTCCCAATCCAGTCCCGCTAGGGAGAGTAAAGTTTGGCTCATGTCTGTGGCTCCCCAAAAAGTGGGGTAGAAGAGCTGCCGTGGACCAAGTGGGGGACAGCTCCTGATTTCCATCCCACATGGGGAAGAGTTTAAGACGGAGAAGGCTGATGAACACGTGAAGACTTCATTTTGAGGCAGTAACTTAAAACTCCTCCTCCGTGGGACTGATGGAGGGCCCAGAGCCAAGCCACAAGTACCCTGTGAGGGAAGGACCATGTTCTCGTGGTCCCTTTCCCCAGGCGCTCTCTGGACAGCTCCCTCCAGCTCCCAGACCAGCTGGGGACTTAGGCCTTTGAAAAGCAGCTTTAGGGACCCCCTATGGAGGGACTCGGGAGCACCCAAAGTCAAGCTCCGTCTGAGCAAACCCGAGCGGGCCAAGCAGCCAGCAGCCTGGGGCGAGCAGAGCCTGGGGACCACAAGGCCTGCGGATGAGGCAGAAGGCCCTTGTGCTCCCCTCCCAGAAGTCCCAAAGTTCCAAGCTAGAttttcagaaggcaaaaaaacACCACAAGAGCCTCCTTCTAAGGAGCTTTTCTGAGGAAGCTTTGAAGCCACGTAAACCCCCTCGGCCCCACCAGGGGCGTGGAGATAGCGGCAAATGGAACCCAAGCAGAAATCCCTGGGAGTCATGTCCTTTGTCAAAAGGACCCTGAAAATGTGACACTGGAGAGGTCCAGCTCTAGGTCTGTTCCCAGGGGGTGTTCTCTAGCCGAGGGCCGGGTTGAGTATGAGGAGGGGGATGCTCCCCTGATTATATCTGTTCTATATTATATCTGCATGTGGTTCACtcacgtctgactcttcgtgTCCCTGGggtttaggattttcttggcaaggatattggagtggttgGCCGTTTCCTTCTCCGACTCATTGgacagatgaagaacctgaggcaGACTGAAGTGCCTTGTGCAGGCCCCTCCACCTGACCTGGGCTAGTAAGgctctgaggtcacatttgaattcaattcttcccgactccaggccccgtgctctacccactgcaccgcACTGATGTCACAATTATATCCGTTACACATAGACTTCCCTGTGAGCAGGGGACGATGGGGGAGAATGGGAATCCTGGGGGCAGGAGCGGCCACTCCACTCCCCAAAGCTGCCAGCCCTGAAGGTGGGCCGCGGCCCATTCCCCTCCTACTgcattatttgtaatgttctctctaaaatgtcctgttctctgttgaggtttcctcggggtctctgggagcagcctttgtttcaattCGGTGGCAAagcccaaattctttattgtctccttcaaagtctggTCTCCTTCACTTGGGTCTCGCTGGTTTTGGGgaggcctgtctctctcctcGGTTCCCAGAGCCTGAGCTCcctcctgccttctctggcttctgaatctccctgccTGCCTCTGAATGCAAAGGTTTGCGCTTCCGCCTCCGGCCACCACAGAGGTGGACGATGGAACGAATCTGTCTCGGCCTCCAAGAGCTTCCAGTGCGCTTGTCCTTCCGGGCCCTGAGAGCTTCACGCTGACTGCGAACCAATCATTATGTCAGTGGGAAACCAGGGCCTGGGGCTACATCGAGCGAGGGGGGCTGGGGTGAGAGGCGGAGAGGTTGCGGGACTCCCCGCATGGAGAGGATCAAGGGGCTCCCCTCCGCGGTTGCAGTGAGACCGACGAGCTTGAATCGACGTCCAGAGAAGGCTTACAGGAAGGCAGCCGGTTCCAAGCCTGGTCTCCCGGGGTACCTGTTTGAATCCAAAGGTGCCTTAAAGCAGGGGCCCATTGTTTTTTGGGGGGTACGATTAGCTGGGCTTCCTCTCCGGCCTGGAGCTTGAAGGGGCAGAAGCAACAGTCCTGGGGCTGAGGACCCTTCCTCCAAGCTTGTTTCTGGGGAGCTGCCGGGATCCGAGGATGCCCGGCGTGTGGATGGGTGGGTAGGTGGCTTCCGGACGCTGCCCTTGGCCCTTAGCTCATCCGCCCCCCAGGGCCCGGACCTTCCACTAGGCCTAGGCTTCTGAAGACTTTTCCCACTCGTGACCCCTTTTCAGCCAAGAGATTTTTCCACGAGCCTGGGCATAGGGGgatagaaaacatttattatgacAAACGGTAGGTTTATTTTCAAACGATTCTCGGTCTCTATATAATTTGACGAGAGGAGTGcgcttgtctatttttatagaAAGAACACTTAGCTGTCTTTCACTGCTGCTCAATCTTTACCCGCCCCCACTTTCACTTCCGGGAACCCTTTGGGGGTCCCgacccagtttaagaagctgtgaTTTAGATCACGTGAGCAGGACCCGGACAAGACAAAGTCCCGCCCAAAGCGGCCTCCTCTCGAGCCACCAGCCTGCTCTGGGGCGGTAGGAGCCCCGACGCCCCCAACCCCAGCAGACAGTCTGGGGAGTCGGTGGGGCAGATGGTCCTTCACAAGAACTACAAATCCCAGAATGCGCAGAGGCCGCGACGACCGATCTCGGAAAGCGAGAAGTGCGCGTGCGCGGGAGCCCTCGTTCGCATCACGGGGCGAGCATGCGTCGGAAGTACGGAAGATTTGAGACCCAAACAGGGGACAATAACACGCGAGTGAGCACGCGCGCTGACGCAAGAGACGGAGCGATGAAGAATCACAAGTCTTTGAAGGCGGTGAGGCGTCGGCCTGTGGGAGACTGCGCGTGCGCAGTGATTCGGCTCGCGCGGGGTGGAGCCTAACAACTTAAGCGGTCTCGAAGCGGAATCTGGGATCATGCGCACTGTAGTTCCCTTTGAGCCCAGCTGGGACTACCGGTCCCAGAAGTCCTCGGGGCGGCCAATCAAGTTCGCGCATGCGTGGTGACGCATGAGGGAGACAGTTTGTGTGCGCGGCCGCCGCCGATCAAGCTTGGCTGCCTCGCGCCGGGGCCTTTGGGAGGCTGTCCTCCCTCCCCGGCCCTCCCGGAACTCCCATCTTCCCAGCACCCCCCGCCTCAGGGCCCCTCGTTTCCCCTAACCCCGAGGCCGCAGGTAAGAAAccgagaaaaaaacaaaaccgaTGGTGTGGGGGGGTGtcggggagggaggcagggaaccTGGAAGGGCGTGGCCGGCGTGACCGGAAGAGGTGGGACTAAGCGGGACGTCTGACGGCTGTGCTTAAAGGGGAGTTTCTGCCCCCCTAGGCTTGCCTTTGGTCGGCAGCAAAGTAATCTGCCTTCTTAAAGGCGCCTGTCGGGTTCTTAAAGGGGCCGGGAGGGTTCATGAGAGTCGAGGGAAGGGACCGTGGCCAATGGCCGCGTTTGCGAAAGGAGACCCCGAGGCCCAGCGAGGGGAGCAGAAGCTCCCCTTGTGCCTCAGTGTCCTCCTGGACGAAGAAGGGGTGAGCGCTGTCGGGGCTCATCTCCCAGCCCTGCGCGCCGGGGTGCCCTCCCTGGAAGGCTTACCCCCTTTCCCTGAGCGGCACGTGCCCCCCCACGTTGCCCCGGAACCCACCGCTGCCCCCCAGTACCGTCCTGACACGTGTCTCCCCTGCAtccagtaggtgcctaataactGCTTCCCGCCCATCTGCCCCCTCGCAGGTGTCATGGTGGGCTCCCACCTAGACATGGCTCCAGCCCCGCCCACCGAGGGGCCCGGGGAGCAGGCGGTGCCCCCCGCGGGTCCCGCTCCGGCGCCTGCCCAGTACGAGTGTGGGGAGTGTGGCAAGTCCTTCAAGTGGTCGTCGCGGCTGCTCCATCACCAGCGCACGCACACGGGCGAGCGGCCCTACAAGTGCCCCGACTGCCCCAAGGCCTTCAAGGGCTCCTCGGCCCTGCTCTACCACCAGCGGGGGCACACGGGCGAGCGGCCCTACCCCTGCCCGGACTGCGGCAAGGCCTTCAAGCGCTCGTCCCTGCTGCAGATCCACCGCAGCGTGCACACGGGCCTGCGCGCCTTCACCTGCGCCCAGTGCGGCCTGGCCTTCAAGTGGAGCTCCCACTACCAGTACCACCTGCGCCAGCACACGGGCGAGCGGCCCTACCCCTGCCCCGACTGCCCCAAGGCCTTCAAGAACTCGTCCAGCCTCCGCAGGCACCGGCACGTGCACACGGGCGAGCGGCCCTACCCCTGCGGCGTCTGCGGCAAGAGCTTCACCCAGAGCACCAACCTGCGGCAGCACCAGCGGGTGCACACGGGCGAGCGCCCCTTCCGCTGCCCGGCGTGCCCCAAGACCTTCACGCACTCCTCCAACCTGCTCCTGCACCAGCGCACCCACGGGCCGGCCGCGGCCACGGCCTCCGCCCACCGCTGCGAGCCCTGCGGGAAGGTCTTTGCCTCCGACGCCTACCTTCAGCGCCACCTGCAGACGCACGCCTCCGAGGcccccccgccgccgccgccgcccccgcccccccctccccccgtggTCCCCGAGCTCTTCCTGGCGGCGGCCGAGACCACCGTGGAGCTGGTCTACCGCTGCGGGGGCTGCGAGCTGGCCTTCGCCAGCGAGACCCTCCTCCTGGAGCACCAGCCGTGCCCGGGGCCCGGGGCGGAGGCGGCCGCGGCCCAGCCTGCCCCCTTCACCTGCCCGCCCTGTGGCAAGGCCTTTAAGACGGCGGCCGGCCTGTCCCGGCACCAGCAGAGCCACGGGCCGGCCGCCGCGGCGCCCTCCTACCGCTGCGGCGGCTGCGACCGGGCCTTCCCCCAGCTGGCCAGCCTGCTGGCCCACCAGCGGGCCCACGCCGAGGAGGCGGCGGCCGGGCGCCCGCTGCCGCAGGCCGAGGCGGCCGAGGTCACCTGCCCGCAGgaggccccggccccggccccgggtCCGGGTCCGGCCCCGGCGCCCCCGGGCGACCGGCCCTACAAGTGCGCCGAGTGCGGCAAGGCCTTCAAGGGCTCCTCGGGGCTGCGCTATCACATGCGCGACCACACGGGCGAGCGGCCCTACCCCTGCGGGGAGTGCGGCAAGGCCTTCAAGCGCTCGTCCCTGCTGGCCATCCACCAGCGGGTCCACACGGGCCTGCGCGCCTTCACCTGCGCCCAGTGCGGCCTGACCTTCAAGTGGAGCTCCCACTACCAGTACCACCTGCGGCTGCACTCGGGCGAGCGGCCCTACCCCTGCGCCGAGTGCGGCAAGGCCTTCCGCAACACCTCCTGCCTGCGGCGCCACCGGCACGTGCACACGGGCGAGCGGCCGCACTCCTGCGGCGTCTGCGGCAAGAGCTTCGCGCAGACCTCCAACCTGCGGCAGCACCAGCGGGTGCACACGGGCGAGCGCCCCTTCCGCTGCCCGCTCTGCCCCAAGACCTTCACGCACTCCTCCAACCTGCTCCTGCACCAGCGCACCCACTCCGCCGAGAGGCCCTTCGCCTGCACCGTCTGCGGCCGGGGCTTCGTCATGGCCGCCTACCTCCAGCGCCACCTGCGGACGCACGCCCCGGCCCCCCCGGCCGCGGCCCCCCCGACCGCGGCCCCCGCCGCCACCCAGGACGTCCACGTCGTGCCCCACCTGCAGGCCACCCTGTCCCTGGAGGCGGGGCCCGGCCCGGCCAACCCGGCCAACTCGCAGACCTTCCTGCTGGTGCAGACGGCCCAGGGGCTCCAGCTCATCCCCAGCAGCGTCCAGCCCCCCAGACCCccgccgcccccgcccccgccagCCCCGCCCAAGGTCATCCTGCTGCCCGCCTCCGGGGCTAGGTCCCAGAAGGGTACAAAGAACGGTGGGAGGGCAGACCAAGCGCCCGGGATGGTCTGGCTCCCCGGTCCCGGGCCGGTCGGGGGACAGGGAGGCGGGGGCAACGTCGCCGGAGGCGGGGGCCAGAGCCTCATCGTCCTACAGAGCGTGGCCGGTGGAGAGGCGGGGCCGCAGGAAACCGGCGGGGTTCGGCTTCAGTCTCTCCGGCCGGCACAGGAGGTGACCGCGGTCCAACTACAGCCCACCCAGGAAGTGACCACGGTCCAGCTGCAGCCCCTCCAGCCGGCCCAGGAAGTCACCACGGTCCAGCTGCAGCCCCTCCAGCCGGCCCAGGAAGTCACCACGGTCCAGCTGCAGCCCCTCCAGCCGGCACAGGAAGTGACCACGGTCCAGCTGCAGCCTCTCCAAACGTCCCAGGAAGTGACCACGGTCCAGCTGCAGCCGCTGCCCCCCACCCCAGATGTTTCCCTGCAGCTCCAGCCGGTGGCCGGCCCGCTGGCCAGCCCTGGGGGGGCCGGCGGGCCGGCAGAGGGTCCCAATCTGTTCGTGGTGCAGGGTGGGCCGGGGGACGAGCTGCTGGCCGGCCCCGGGCCCGGTGGAGAAGGGGGCTCGGGCGATGGGGGCGGGGGCGGCGGAGGGGCCGTGGTTCAGGACGTGCACTTTGAGACCCTGCAGACGGCGGAGGGGCTGCAGAGCGTCCTGGTTCTGAGC
Proteins encoded in this region:
- the ZNF628 gene encoding zinc finger protein 628; translation: MVGSHLDMAPAPPTEGPGEQAVPPAGPAPAPAQYECGECGKSFKWSSRLLHHQRTHTGERPYKCPDCPKAFKGSSALLYHQRGHTGERPYPCPDCGKAFKRSSLLQIHRSVHTGLRAFTCAQCGLAFKWSSHYQYHLRQHTGERPYPCPDCPKAFKNSSSLRRHRHVHTGERPYPCGVCGKSFTQSTNLRQHQRVHTGERPFRCPACPKTFTHSSNLLLHQRTHGPAAATASAHRCEPCGKVFASDAYLQRHLQTHASEAPPPPPPPPPPPPPVVPELFLAAAETTVELVYRCGGCELAFASETLLLEHQPCPGPGAEAAAAQPAPFTCPPCGKAFKTAAGLSRHQQSHGPAAAAPSYRCGGCDRAFPQLASLLAHQRAHAEEAAAGRPLPQAEAAEVTCPQEAPAPAPGPGPAPAPPGDRPYKCAECGKAFKGSSGLRYHMRDHTGERPYPCGECGKAFKRSSLLAIHQRVHTGLRAFTCAQCGLTFKWSSHYQYHLRLHSGERPYPCAECGKAFRNTSCLRRHRHVHTGERPHSCGVCGKSFAQTSNLRQHQRVHTGERPFRCPLCPKTFTHSSNLLLHQRTHSAERPFACTVCGRGFVMAAYLQRHLRTHAPAPPAAAPPTAAPAATQDVHVVPHLQATLSLEAGPGPANPANSQTFLLVQTAQGLQLIPSSVQPPRPPPPPPPPAPPKVILLPASGARSQKGTKNGGRADQAPGMVWLPGPGPVGGQGGGGNVAGGGGQSLIVLQSVAGGEAGPQETGGVRLQSLRPAQEVTAVQLQPTQEVTTVQLQPLQPAQEVTTVQLQPLQPAQEVTTVQLQPLQPAQEVTTVQLQPLQTSQEVTTVQLQPLPPTPDVSLQLQPVAGPLASPGGAGGPAEGPNLFVVQGGPGDELLAGPGPGGEGGSGDGGGGGGGAVVQDVHFETLQTAEGLQSVLVLSGADGEQTRLCVQGVETLSPGLAEPSAPGPQGQKLLIIRSAPSAPSDLVESVPGPPLQLLAPPPSPAPGAPPGPSPQVVQVVPGSGPGPAGTAGQSALPSIHIVQALPAVQLVHTF